In a genomic window of Thermus thermamylovorans:
- the guaA gene encoding glutamine-hydrolyzing GMP synthase: MILVLDFGSQYTRLIARRLRELRAFSLILPGDTPLEEVLKHGPEALILSGGPNSVFDPQAPRPDPRVLELGLPTLGICYGMQLLAQELGGKVERAGRAEYGKALLTRHQGPLFRGLEGDVQVWMSHQDAVTELPPGWRVVAETEENPVAAMEGPDGRTFAVQFHPEVAHTPKGMQILENFLELAGVRRDWTPEHVLEGLVEEVRERVGQDRVLLAVSGGVDSSTLALLLARAGVDHLAVFVDHGLLRLGEREEVEGALRALGVNLLVVDAKERFLEALKGVEDPEEKRRIIGREFVEVFSQLAREKGPFRFLAQGTLYPDVIESAGEGGAAKIKSHHNVGGLPEDLQFELLEPFRLLFKDEVRELALLLGLPDPIRLRHPFPGPGLAVRVLGEVTEEKLSILRRAEDIFVSLLREWGLYGQVAQALAVLTPVRSVGVAGDERKYGYVLALRAVTTEDFMTADWARLPLEFLDEVARRITRRVPEIGRVVYDLTSKPPATIEWE, encoded by the coding sequence GTGATCCTCGTCCTGGACTTTGGCTCCCAGTACACCAGGCTCATCGCCAGGAGGCTTCGGGAACTCCGGGCCTTCTCCTTGATCCTTCCCGGGGACACCCCCCTGGAGGAGGTCCTGAAGCATGGGCCCGAGGCCCTGATCCTCTCCGGCGGGCCCAACAGCGTCTTCGACCCCCAAGCCCCCCGGCCCGACCCCCGGGTGCTGGAGCTTGGCCTACCCACCCTGGGCATCTGCTACGGGATGCAGCTTCTTGCCCAGGAGCTCGGGGGCAAGGTGGAGCGGGCGGGGCGGGCGGAGTACGGCAAGGCCCTCCTCACCCGCCACCAAGGCCCCCTTTTCCGGGGCTTGGAGGGCGACGTCCAGGTGTGGATGAGCCACCAAGACGCGGTAACCGAGCTCCCCCCGGGGTGGCGGGTGGTGGCGGAGACCGAGGAAAACCCGGTGGCGGCCATGGAGGGCCCGGACGGCCGGACCTTCGCCGTCCAGTTCCACCCCGAGGTAGCCCACACCCCTAAAGGGATGCAGATCCTGGAAAACTTCCTGGAGCTCGCTGGGGTCAGGCGGGACTGGACCCCGGAGCACGTGCTGGAGGGCCTGGTGGAGGAGGTGCGGGAGCGGGTGGGGCAAGACCGCGTTTTGCTGGCGGTTTCCGGGGGGGTGGACTCCAGCACCCTGGCCCTCCTCCTGGCCCGGGCGGGGGTGGACCACCTGGCGGTCTTCGTGGACCACGGCCTCCTGCGCCTGGGGGAGCGGGAGGAGGTGGAGGGGGCCCTTAGGGCCCTTGGGGTCAACCTCCTCGTGGTGGACGCCAAGGAGCGCTTCCTGGAGGCCCTGAAGGGGGTGGAGGACCCGGAGGAAAAGCGCCGGATCATCGGCCGGGAGTTCGTGGAGGTCTTCAGCCAGTTGGCCCGGGAAAAGGGGCCCTTCCGCTTCCTGGCCCAGGGTACCCTCTACCCCGACGTGATCGAGTCCGCCGGGGAAGGGGGGGCGGCCAAGATCAAGAGCCACCACAACGTGGGGGGCCTCCCCGAGGACCTCCAGTTTGAGCTCCTCGAGCCCTTCCGCCTCCTCTTCAAGGACGAGGTGCGGGAGCTGGCCCTCCTCCTCGGCCTCCCCGACCCCATCCGCCTGCGCCACCCCTTCCCGGGGCCGGGCCTGGCGGTGCGCGTGCTGGGGGAGGTCACGGAGGAAAAGCTCTCCATCCTCCGGCGGGCGGAGGACATCTTCGTAAGCCTCCTCCGGGAATGGGGCCTCTACGGCCAGGTGGCCCAGGCCCTGGCGGTCCTCACCCCCGTGCGGAGCGTAGGGGTCGCAGGGGACGAGCGGAAGTACGGCTACGTTCTGGCCTTAAGGGCGGTGACCACCGAAGACTTCATGACCGCGGACTGGGCCAGGCTCCCCCTGGAGTTTTTGGACGAGGTGGCAAGGCGCATCACCCGCCGGGTGCCGGAGATCGGCCGGGTGGTCTACGACCTCACCTCCAAGCCTCCCGCCACCATAGAATGGGAGTGA
- a CDS encoding disulfide bond formation protein B, translated as MNRGFLLLGFAWTVALVATLGSLYYSEVRLFLPCELCWYQRVFMYPLAVILGLALWRQDLRIWPHALALSLIGGLLSALHLFQQRFPDLFTLACKPPVPCTVEYIPEFPIPLQALIAFGLIAGSMLLVAKEARGGQPHPQG; from the coding sequence ATGAACCGCGGCTTCCTCCTGCTGGGCTTCGCCTGGACCGTGGCCCTGGTGGCTACCCTGGGAAGCCTCTATTACTCGGAGGTGCGGCTCTTCCTACCCTGCGAGCTCTGCTGGTACCAGCGGGTTTTCATGTACCCCCTGGCGGTGATCCTGGGCCTGGCCCTCTGGCGGCAGGACCTTAGGATCTGGCCCCATGCCCTGGCCCTCTCCCTGATCGGCGGGCTCCTGAGCGCCCTGCACCTCTTCCAGCAACGCTTCCCCGACCTCTTCACCCTGGCCTGCAAACCCCCGGTGCCCTGCACCGTGGAGTACATCCCGGAGTTCCCCATCCCCCTGCAGGCCCTCATCGCCTTCGGCCTCATCGCGGGCAGCATGCTCCTCGTGGCCAAGGAGGCCAGGGGTGGCCAACCCCACCCGCAGGGGTAG
- a CDS encoding DUF5522 domain-containing protein, whose product MGFEGLREGEDFYWEEGRVVFTEAFHRRRGYCCRSGCRHCPWREDPVPVHGDRPTGERAGP is encoded by the coding sequence GTGGGGTTCGAGGGACTCCGGGAAGGGGAGGACTTTTACTGGGAGGAAGGGCGGGTGGTCTTCACCGAGGCCTTCCACCGCAGGCGGGGCTATTGCTGCCGCTCGGGGTGCCGCCACTGCCCTTGGCGGGAGGACCCGGTGCCTGTCCACGGGGACCGTCCTACGGGGGAGAGGGCAGGCCCCTGA
- the ftsY gene encoding signal recognition particle-docking protein FtsY codes for MGFFDRLKAGLSKTRERLLKAIPWGADPEEVLEELEMALLAADVGLAATEELLAEVRASGRKDLKEAVKEKLVQMLEPEERRATLRKLGFRPQGPKPVEPKGHVVLVVGVNGVGKTTTIAKLGRLYGGLGKKVMFCAGDTFRAAGGAQLSEWGKRLGIPVLQGPEGADPAALAFDAAQARKARGYDLLLVDTAGRLHTKHNLMEELKKVKRAIAKADPEEPKEVWLVLDAVTGQNGLEQAKRFHEAVGLTGVIVTKLDGTAKGGVLIPIVRTLKVPIRFIGVGEGPDDLQPFDAEAFVEALLEG; via the coding sequence ATGGGCTTCTTTGACCGCCTCAAGGCCGGCCTCTCCAAGACCCGGGAGAGGCTCCTCAAGGCCATCCCCTGGGGGGCCGACCCCGAGGAGGTGCTGGAGGAGCTGGAGATGGCCCTCCTGGCCGCGGACGTGGGCCTGGCCGCCACCGAGGAGCTCCTCGCCGAGGTGCGGGCCTCCGGGCGGAAGGACCTGAAGGAAGCGGTGAAGGAGAAGCTCGTCCAGATGCTGGAGCCGGAGGAGCGAAGGGCCACCTTACGCAAGCTCGGCTTCCGCCCCCAAGGTCCTAAGCCCGTGGAGCCCAAGGGCCACGTGGTCCTGGTGGTGGGGGTGAACGGGGTGGGCAAGACCACCACCATCGCCAAGCTGGGCCGCCTCTACGGGGGCCTGGGCAAGAAGGTGATGTTCTGCGCCGGGGACACCTTCCGCGCCGCCGGGGGCGCCCAGCTTTCCGAGTGGGGGAAGCGCCTCGGCATCCCCGTCCTCCAGGGCCCGGAAGGAGCCGACCCTGCGGCCTTGGCCTTTGACGCCGCCCAGGCCCGGAAGGCCCGGGGTTACGACCTCCTCCTGGTGGACACCGCCGGAAGGCTCCACACCAAGCACAACCTGATGGAGGAGCTGAAGAAGGTGAAGCGGGCCATCGCCAAGGCCGACCCCGAGGAGCCTAAGGAGGTCTGGCTGGTGCTGGACGCGGTAACCGGGCAAAACGGCCTGGAGCAGGCCAAGCGGTTCCACGAGGCCGTGGGCCTCACCGGGGTCATCGTCACCAAGCTGGACGGCACCGCCAAGGGCGGGGTCCTCATTCCCATCGTGCGCACCCTGAAGGTGCCCATCCGCTTCATCGGGGTGGGGGAAGGCCCAGACGACCTTCAGCCCTTCGACGCTGAGGCCTTCGTGGAGGCGTTGCTGGAGGGGTAG